AAGTTCACTATTGTCCGGTTGTTATGGAAAATGGTGTTTTTCGTGGTATAAGTCCTTGCGAATCAATGGGTGATTTTTGAGCCTGAATTCAAATCGATTACATGATGAAACCTCTAAGACCATTGCCCCATCTGCATTCTACAATTTTCTTGTAAAAACAACCGGACACCACTGATTTGAGTTCATTGTAAAAAAGCAGGGCTGGTGCCCTCACTGAAAAACGGCTTTCATACTTGACCGTAGCGCGATTATTTTATGCAACGGATATTTTCAGTGGCCTGAAAATCGTAAATGATGCTTTTTACAGGGGACTCATATTTAAATTATTTTTTGCCGCATTTGGATATGTTGATGTAATTGCAAATGATTTAAATCCCTTGATTTTCTATGCCCTCAGATGTTATGAAACCTGATATTCGCCTGAAAAACAGGGCAAATCAGATAAAAGAATAATGAAGATTCATCATCGGGGATCCCTGAGTACAAAAGCCGTTGGTTTTCACCAACGGCTTTTGTAGATCAAGTTTTCATTAGCAGAGACTATCCCTGAAAATATCCTATTACAGGTCGGGCATTGCTTTCTTGCTGGTGACCACACCCCAGATCAGTCCGGCCGAGAGCAAGGCCACTACCAACCAGCCCCAGCCCCCCAGTTGCTGGTACTTGACGATGATCGGGGCCGCGATCAGGCTGACTATGTTGACCACTTTGATCATTGGGTTCAGGGCCGGGCCGGCCGTATCCTTAAGCGGATCTCCCACGGTGTCGCCCACCACCCCGGCCTTGTGGCGCTCCGAGCCTTTGCCGGTATTGGCCGCCATGTCCCGCGGCTCGTCCTCGATGGACTTCTTGGCGTTGTCCCAGGCCCCGCCGGCGTTGGACATGAACACCGCCAGCATCATGCCGGAAAGGATGACCCCGGCCAAAAACCCGCCCAGGGCTTCCACCTGCAGGATCATTCCCACCAAAAGCGGCAGCACTACGGAAATTGTGGCCAGGGGAATAAGCTCCTTCTGGGCCGAAGCGGTGGAGATGCCCACCACCCTGGCGTAATCCGGCTTGACCGTTCCCTCCATGATGCCCGGAATCCGGAACTGGCGGCGCACTTCTTCCACGATCTGGGCGGCCGCCCGGCTGACCGCCCTGATGGACAGCGAGCTGAACAGCCAGGGCAGGGCCCCGCCCAACAGGAATCCGATGAAGACCTTGGTCTTGGAGATGTCGATGCCGGACATGACCTCGGACAGGCCCAGTCGTTCCTGGACCAGCCCCACATCGGTGATGAATGAGGCGAACAGGCTGACGGCCGCGATCACCGCCGAGGCGATGGCCACTCCCTTGGTGATGGCCTTGGTGGTGTTGCCCACCGCATCCAGATCGGCCATCACCTGGCGGGCCTGCTTGGTCTGTTCGTCGTGCAGATCGTGCCAGGACATCTCCCCGATGCCGTTGGCGTTGTCGGAGATGGGCCCGAATGAATCCATGGCCACGTTATTGCCGGTGTGGGACAGCATGCCGATGCCGATCATGGCCACGCCGTAGAGCACATAGATGGCCGGGGATCCCTGGTAAAGCACCAAGGCAAAGATGAAGCTGACGGCGATGACCACCAGCGCCCAGACGCTTGATTCCATGCCCACCGAAAGCCCGGAGAGAATGGTGGTGGCCGGGCCGGTCTTGGCGGCCTTCACTATTTCCTTCACCGGGCTCTTGCGGGTGGAGGTGAAATAAGAGGTTAATGGATTGAAGACCACGGCCAGGGCCACCCCGATGGCGGTCAGCATGGCCAGGCGCCAGTCGCCGGCGTAGGCCACGGCCACCCAGAAGGAGAAGGCCACGGTGTTGACGCTGGAGACCTCGTAGGACCGGAACATGGCCTCTTCGGCATCATGGGCCCGTAAAAACTTGATGGGGAATTTTTCCCAGATGGGAACGGCGAAGGTCCCCAAAATGGAGCTGATGACGCCGATGCCCCGGATGATCAGGGGATAGACTATCCACTTCAGGCTGTGCGAGGGATCCAGGGCCACCAATGCCAAACCCAATATCAGGGCCGAGACGATGGTAACCTCGTAGCTTTCGAAGATGTCGGCCGCCATGCCGGCGCAGTCGCCCACGTTGTCGCCCACCAGGTCGGCCACCACCGCGGCATTGCGGGGATCGTCCTCGGGGATGTCCTTTTCCACCTTGCCCACCAGATCGGCCCCCACATCGGCGGCCTTGGTGTAGATCCCGCCGCCCACCCTCATGAACAGGGCCAGCAGGGTACCGCCCAGTCCGAAGCCCAGCAGGGCGTCCGGGGCGGCGGTGCCGAAGACCACGAAGATCACGGTGCCGCCTAAAAGGCCCAGCCCGTCGGTCAGCATCCCGGTGACGGTACCGGCATAATAGGAGATCGACAGCGCTTCGTTAAAGCCCCTTTGGGCCGCGGCCGCCGAGCGGACATTGGCCTGGATGGCCATCCTCATCCCCAGCTGGCCTACCAGCAGGGAAAAAGTGGCCCCCATGATAAAGGCTATGGTCCGGCCGAAGGCCACCACCGTCCGGGCACTTTCCGGGCCGAACTCGGCTATGGCCTCGCGGCTGGGCGGGACCACGTAAACGCTGAGGAACAGGACCACCGTCAGCAGGCCAATGGCCGGCAGGATGGTCTTTAACTGCTGTTTCAAATATCCGTCGGCGCCGACCCGGATGGCGTTCCAGACTTCCTGCATCTTGGCCGAGCCCTTATCCTTGGCCATCACATTATTCTTGAGCAGCCAGGCGTAAACCAGGCTGATCACGGCGGTGATCAAAACGCAGACTATCGAGATCTGCTCAAAGCCGTTGAGCCCGTGTTTGGCCAGTCCTAGAAGGTTCATAGACTCTCCTCTGTTGGTTGATGGATGGATGATCGCTTGAAAACTATTTAACTGCAATTGACCCATAAATTTTGTATGTTAACATATAATCGCCGAATATGTCAATGCCGAATATAATTTTTGTGGTAATTTTTGTTTGCATATTTGGGCATTTAAATTCCTTGACCATTAGCTTTAAAAAGCGGCTGGTTTCAGCCGCTTTTTAAAGGGCTATGAAATATCCCATGGACCCAGTCCCAATGATCCGTAATCCGTGGCCCGTGATCAGATCAATACATTCCCCACTAACTCCTCCTGGCTGCGGCAGGAGATCAGCGGCAGGGCCGGCAGCGATCTGATGAAGGTCTTGCCGTACTCGGTGTTGATGATCCGGCTGTCGGCCACTATCACCAGGCCTTTGTCGGTCTGGCTGCGGATCAAACGTCCGAAGCCCTGGCGGAAGCGGATCACCGCCTCGGGCAGCAGGTACTGGTGGAACGAACTGTTCCCGTTCTGCTCAATCACCTGACAGCGGGCTTCCACCAGGGGATCGGTAGGGACGGAAAACGGCAGTTTGGAGATCACCAGCAATTCCAGGGCCTGGCCCGGCAGGTCCACCCCTTCCCAAAAACTGTTGGCGCCGAAGATCACCGTCTCCCGGTTACTTAAGGACTGTTCTATCAGCTGCGAAGGATGGCCGTCTATGCCCTGGGCCAGGATGTTGGCCCGGCCCGATTCCAGCAGACTCTGGTAACTGCGGTTCAAAAGGTCGAACGAGGTGAACAGCACCAGCCCACCGGTCTGGTGGCGGGCCAGCACCTGCTGCAGGAGGTCGATGAAACTCTGGTTGAACTGCGGGGTTTTGGGCGAGGGCAGATATTGGGGAACCAGCAGGACCGCCTGTTTCCGGAAATCGAAGGGCGAGGCCAGCAGCAGCTGAACGATCCTGTCCTGGTCAAAAGACATCAACCCCACCCGGCTCTTGAAGAAATCAAAATTTCCCTCCACCGTCAGGGTGGCCGAGGTAAAGACGGCGGTTTTTAGCTCGGGGTACAATTGTTCATTGAGCACCGCTCCCGCCTCCAGCGGCCCGGCCACCAGCCGCAGGCCGTTGTAGTTGCCGCCGGGCTCAGCCCAAAAGACGTAGCCCCGGTCATCGGCCGAGAGCAGCCGTCCCAGGGTGTTTCCCAAAGTCTGGCATTCCAGCGCCCGCTTGCCCAGTTCCTCCAGGAAAAGATCCTGCTCCTGTTTCTGGCCCGAGGGGAAATGCCCTAGGGCCTCCTTGAATTTTTCCAGGCGGGCGGCCAAGTCAAGCAGCATGTCCACCAGGCCCTGGCCCTCGGTCAGGATCTGCTGCTGGAAAGAATCTCCCGACAGGTAGCGCTTTTTCTCCTGCAGTTTTTTAGCGTCCCCCAGGTTGAACTTGAAGGCCAAAAACTTTTCCCCGGCC
The window above is part of the candidate division TA06 bacterium genome. Proteins encoded here:
- a CDS encoding sodium-translocating pyrophosphatase, with protein sequence MNLLGLAKHGLNGFEQISIVCVLITAVISLVYAWLLKNNVMAKDKGSAKMQEVWNAIRVGADGYLKQQLKTILPAIGLLTVVLFLSVYVVPPSREAIAEFGPESARTVVAFGRTIAFIMGATFSLLVGQLGMRMAIQANVRSAAAAQRGFNEALSISYYAGTVTGMLTDGLGLLGGTVIFVVFGTAAPDALLGFGLGGTLLALFMRVGGGIYTKAADVGADLVGKVEKDIPEDDPRNAAVVADLVGDNVGDCAGMAADIFESYEVTIVSALILGLALVALDPSHSLKWIVYPLIIRGIGVISSILGTFAVPIWEKFPIKFLRAHDAEEAMFRSYEVSSVNTVAFSFWVAVAYAGDWRLAMLTAIGVALAVVFNPLTSYFTSTRKSPVKEIVKAAKTGPATTILSGLSVGMESSVWALVVIAVSFIFALVLYQGSPAIYVLYGVAMIGIGMLSHTGNNVAMDSFGPISDNANGIGEMSWHDLHDEQTKQARQVMADLDAVGNTTKAITKGVAIASAVIAAVSLFASFITDVGLVQERLGLSEVMSGIDISKTKVFIGFLLGGALPWLFSSLSIRAVSRAAAQIVEEVRRQFRIPGIMEGTVKPDYARVVGISTASAQKELIPLATISVVLPLLVGMILQVEALGGFLAGVILSGMMLAVFMSNAGGAWDNAKKSIEDEPRDMAANTGKGSERHKAGVVGDTVGDPLKDTAGPALNPMIKVVNIVSLIAAPIIVKYQQLGGWGWLVVALLSAGLIWGVVTSKKAMPDL